A genomic stretch from Lolium rigidum isolate FL_2022 unplaced genomic scaffold, APGP_CSIRO_Lrig_0.1 contig_11229_1, whole genome shotgun sequence includes:
- the LOC124680270 gene encoding protein SOSEKI 3-like → MAAMYSWSCKRSYKNGFVWHDLAEDDLVLPATDGEYVLKGSELLDQPSSGQFYHGSNGNQKQQSRLKESTRLPLSREASFSSSPPSVTVREAKPRRAPSVPSPDEDGSPSPCRGNSSENMSPESEPQRTVMSRASPVTPAEFRVYKPTGSMDAATQTDDLGRRSARKVPEMHKKSLSTDHDSVVREVTEYRNQSYPRRSAELQGISRDVMSQCPTPLSIASTHGKSESLESLIRADNAATNSFRIVEEDDIVVPTCPKLRPANVLMQLITCGSLSVKDHDNIGLVGAYKPRFPNLKFPSPLISRSMMMGELDYLSENPRFIGTRFEDKEYFSGSIIETKTQRDVPAEKHSVLKRSSSYNAERGSDTLCDCARPDEEDTVSRSRCLPLTPILSSF, encoded by the exons ATGGCTGCCATGTACTCCTGGTCTTGCAAGAG GAGCTACAAGAACGGGTTCGTGTGGCACGACCTCGCCGAGGATGACCTCGTCCTCCCAGCAACCGACGGCGAGTATGTGCTCAAGGGCTCCGAGCTCCTGGACCAACCTTCTTCAG GTCAGTTTTACCATGGTAGTAATGGCAACCAGAAGCAGCAGAGCAGGCTGAAAGAGAGTACAAGGTTGCCATTGTCAAGGGAGGCTTCCTTTTCCTCCTCCCCTCCTAGTGTGACAGTTCGAGAAGCCAAGCCACGGCGTGCGCCTTCAGTGCCCTCGCCGGACGAGGACGGCTCCCCCTCGCCATGCCGGGGCAACTCCTCGGAGAACATGTCACCAGAGTCTGAGCCTCAAAGGACTGTCATGTCAAGGGCTAGCCCCGTCACTCCGGCAGAATTCAGGGTATACAAGCCCACCGGCTCGATGGATGCCGCAACTCAAACCGATGACCTTGGGAGAAGATCGGCTCGGAAGGTACCTGAGATGCATAAGAAGAGCCTGAGCACTGATCACGACTCGGTGGTTCGTGAAGTTACCGAGTACCGGAACCAGAGCTATCCACGCCGATCAGCAGAGCTCCAGGGCATTTCCAGGGATGTCATGTCCCAGTGTCCTACTCCACTGAGCATAGCTTCCACCCATGGCAAGTCTGAAAGTCTAGAGTCGTTGATACGAGCTGACAATGCCGCGACAAACAGCTTCAGAATTGTTGAAGAGGATGACATTGTTGTGCCGACCTGCCCGAAGCTGAGGCCAGCAAATGTACTGATGCAGCTCATCACTTGTGGTTCACTTTCAGTGAAAGATCATGACAATATTGGACTTGTGGGGGCTTACAAGCCAAGGTTCCCGAACCTGAAGTTCCCCTCGCCGTTAATTTCTCGCTCCATGATGATGGGTGAGCTTGATTACCTATCAGAGAATCCCAGATTCATAGGGACGCGGTTTGAAGATAAGGAGTATTTTAGCGGGAGCATTATTGAGACTAAGACGCAGAGAGACGTTCCCGCTGAGAAGCACTCAGTCCTTAAGCGGTCTTCTTCCTACAACGCAGAAAG GGGCAGTGACACCCTCTGTGACTGCGCAAGACCTGATGAAGAAGATACTGTATCGCGCTCAAGGTGCCTACCGCTGACGCCAATACTGTCGTCGTTC